In the genome of Apodemus sylvaticus chromosome 2, mApoSyl1.1, whole genome shotgun sequence, one region contains:
- the LOC127677803 gene encoding disks large homolog 5-like — MGSVAMPQESLQERALKLHVQYRENISREPRACCSNSRALRFLSQCLEDTLIDMFSRLRKLFRRTNVDGRETRERRKEAGLSSESNEGQRRWSWRMWRSGRQTSSPATVLSKKQAKEEEKRLTRELQLVTQERNELRDRLIYVTEGAMNKRPYYTPSPLYEKLKLKEKEIMTFLHTLEKENIEAKQNFQDLRKEINFYRNLHSRLLMQKNIMNKRLVTLKQENKEVHADWTIIQQYLIDLNLNVKDEQDKTSILQGQQHQDAESVSRAEISTAQEEGLLQNELPLQEDTANLHPQQPQNSLDESSTT; from the exons ATGGGCTCAGTGGCTATGCCCCAGGAGAGTCTTCAGGAAAGAGCACTTAAGCTTCATGTTCAGTACAGGGAGAACATTAGCAGGGAGCCAAGGGCT tgttgtagcaacagcAGAGCATTGAGGTTTCTTAGTCAGTGTCTAGAGGATACACTGATAGACATGTTTTCCCGGCTCAGAAAACTATTTCGGAGAACCAATGTGGAtgggagagagactagagagaggaggaaggaagctggcctttcatctgagagtaatgaaggacAAAGGAGGTGGTCATGGAGAATGTGGA GGTctggcaggcagacatcatccCCTGCAACTGTCCTgagcaagaagcaggccaaggaggaagagaagaggctgaccagagagctgcagctcgttacccaagagagaaatgagctgagagatcgcttgatctatgtcacagagggagccatgaacaagag GCCATACTACACACCAAGTCcattatatgaaaaattaaagttaaaggagaaggagattatgacatttctacacaCCTTAGAGAAGGAGAACATTGAGGCCAAACAGAACTTCCAGGATCTCAGGAAGGAGATTAACTTCTATCG CAACCTGCACAGCCGGCTCCTGATGCAGAAGAACATTATGAATAAGAGATTGGttacactgaagcaggagaacaaggaagtacatgctgattggaccatcatTCAGCAATACCTGATTGACTTGAACCTGAATGTTAAGGATGAACAGGACAAGACCAGCATCCTCCAGGGCCAACAACATCAG gaTGCTGAGAGTGTATcaagagctgaaatttccacagcccaggaagagggcctCCTGCAGAATGAGTTGCCACTTCAGGAAGACACTGCTAATCTCCATCCTCAACAGCCACAAAATTCCTTGGATGAGTCTTCTACCACATAA